GACGGTGAACTCGTAGGTGTAACTATCGTCGCTCTTGTCCTGCCAGGTCGGCCCGATGTTGATGTTGTTGCCGCCGTTTGGGTTCTGGAACGAGTGTTCCGTTTCGTCGTTCGTCACGACGTCTAACGTCATCGGCGCAACGTGTCCCTGAGTGCTGGAAACCTGCGATCCGAGCACGTCGACGGTCACGTTCGCGTCCTCGATCTCACCCAGCCCAACTCGGCCTGGATCGACACCAGCCGTAACGTCGAACGTCGTCGAGACGCTCTCGAGTTGAGTCTCACCCTCGTGTTCGTTCTCCGTGTAGATCGTCGTCTCGTAGGGGCCGTCGAGGAGTGCACTACCGTTCAGCTCGAACTCGACGGGCGCCTCAGTCCCGTAGGACCGGTTCACGACCTTCGAGCCGAGCTCGCCGTAGATGTCCTCGTCTACCTCCTCTGGCATCTCCTCGAGGTACTCGAGTGCGAGGAACACCTCCTGGTCTCCGGTTTCGACGCCGACGTTCTGCAGGTCGGCGGCGATCGTGACGTTTCCGTCGACCGTCGCGTTCGGGTTCGAGAGGTCGAAGTAGGTGCCTGGCTTGCCGGCGTAGAACGAGCCGGTCACCGCGTGATCGTCGGTCGAGAGCTCGTACTCGTACACCGACCCGGCCTCGAAGTCGTCGGGCGCTAAGTCGAACGTCACCGCCGTCCGCTCGCCGCTCTCGAGCGTCGTTTCGCGATCGCTCTCGATTCCGGCGTCTGGAATCGCCAGGCTGACGTCCTGACTCTCTTCGGTGAGGTACGCGTTCATCACCTCGGCTTCGAGTTCAAACGATCCGTCGTCGAGCGTCACGAGCTGGTCGGTTCCGGTGCCCCGGTCCTCGGTGACGAAAAAGCCCTCCTGGTCTCCAGTTGCCAGCCCCTCGACCGAACCGCTCACGGCATCGTTCTCGGTCGAGATCGTGAACTCGTTCTCCCCGAGCGGCAGGGCGCTCTGGTTCATCGTCCACGCAACCGTCCCGTCGGCACCCCGGTCGAGAGTGAGCCACTCGGTCGTTTCGGCGTCGAACTCGTCGAACGAGAGCGTCACGTTCTGACTCCCCTCCTCGACGCCGACGTTTCGCACGGCCGCGCTGATCGACACGTCGTCATCATCGGCCGACGGCTCGACGTCGACGCCGTCGGCGAACTCGAACGTCGAGCCTGAGCTGCCGACGTAGAACGAACCACTCACGCCGTGTTCGGCCGTCGTCACGTTGTACTCGTACACCGACCCGACCTCGAAGTCCTCGGGCTCTAAGTCGAACGCGACCGACTCGCTCTCGTTGAATCCGAGCGTCACTGTCTGGTCCGTCTCGATCCCCGCCTCCGAAATCGCCAGCTCGACGTCCTGGCTCTCCGAATCGGGGTACGTGCTCAGGACGTCGACCTCGAGCGTGAACGGCCCGTCCTCGGCGGTGACGAGCTGTTCGCCGCCGACGCCACGGTCCTCGACGATCAGGAAGCCGTGCCAGCCACCGGTTCCCGTCCCCTCGACGGTTCCGCTCGCGACGGCATCCCCTGTGTCGACCGTGAAGCTGTGGTCGCCCTCCGGCAACGCACTCGCGTTCACCGTCCACTCGACCGTTCCCTCCGCACCGTAGTCGAGCGTCAGGTACTGAGTCGCACTGATGCCCTCGAGCGGCGGATCGTCGAACTCGAGGGTGACGTTCCGGTCACCGTCCTCGATCCCGAGGTTCGTGACCGTCGCGGTGATCGTCACGTCGTCGCCATCCACCGACGTCTCGACGTCGTCGTCCGACAGCTCGAAGTGTGAGTCTGCTTTCCCGTAGTAGAACGAGCCCGGACCAGACTGGTGATCTTCCGTCTCGATGGTGTACTCGTAGACGTTGCCGACCTGGAGTGTGTCCTTGTACTGACCGTAAGTAAATCGCAACTCGGGGTGACCGATTGATTTCGGTTCACCGGGTTGAACAGTAATCTCGTACGGCTCTGGAAGCTCCAGAATCGGTCCACTCTCGTCGGAGATCGTTACCGTGACGTCCTGCGTCGCTGGCCCATCACCAGTGTTGTTTATCACTGCATTGATGTTAAACCCGTCCCGTGGGCTATCGTCGAGGCGGTGAGGGTGGTCCAGTCCTGACGGGGTCGAGATCCCGTTGTCTGCTTCGACGATGAGCGTCGCCGTCTCGAACGGGTCTTTAACGCCCATGAGCCTCACTTCCACGAACTCGTCGTACGCGTCGACGTTGTCGTCACCGAACTCAGATCGCAGGTAACGTTCCCAGCCTTCGTGATAGGAGCTCTCGATCCTGAACGCGACGTCGGTCGCGTTCCCACAATCGGTGTCGGTAGCGGCGGCGTAGATCTCGTCGGTCAGCGCCGTCGCCCTGCTGTGGTTGGCTTTCGCGATTCGATCGCCAGCAGCCGACGGCTCCTCTTCGAGCGCCATGACGTGGAGCTGGAGCGTCTCGTTCTCGTAGCCGATGTTCGGCTCAGAGTACACCGTCGTCGTGTCGTCGGTCCGCTCCCAGATGCCGCCGCCCTGGTGGGCGATCGTTCGATCCTCGAGCTCGTACTCGATTGCCCCCAGAGTGCCGTGCACGTGACACGACCCGCTGTAATCGGGATCCCCGTCGGTGGCGTTGAACCAGACGATCTCGATCGTCCCGTCGTCCGTGACCGAGGCGTCGTCGTCCGGGAGCGCGTAGCCGTCGCTCGAGGCCGCCGCCGTCCAGATCACGTGGTCGGTCTGCCCCATGTAGTTGTGTGCCTGCTCTCTGTCGATGTTCGAACCGAGCGCATCGAGGATCGCTGCTCCGGTAACCAGAAGCAAGATCGCTCCCAGGATCGCTAGCCCGGTGAGCAAGACGAACCCGACCTGTGGGGTGAGCCCACGATCGCTAGTCGAATTGCGGTTAGAGTTCCATTCGGCGCTCATCTATCAGTGCTCAAGTCAAACGCACCCTATATATAACCAATAGATACCGACCATGGCCAAGGAGAGCTTGAATCAGATACTACGGTCCATTGATCAAACGTCTCAGTTCTCTATGACGCTGGAATCGGGAGAATCGACGACGACGTGAGAGGGTGGTTCCCGCACTAACCGTGATCGCACAGCAGAGACTGAGCGAGGGCGATCTCGAGTGAAACACGGCGGTTGTCGGTTTCGCGGACACGCGACGATCGCCGTGTCGGGACGCTCTCCAGCGAACCCGTGGTCACCGACAGTGACGAGTTCTCGAGCGTCGACAGAGTGTAAATGGTCAGAGTGAGGTAACGTGCGTACAACTGACCAACTTGAGTCAGAACGCTGGCCTCAGTCGAAAGTTGCTTGGATGCCTAAATCAACATTATCACGCTCGGCTAATTCAAGGGTAACGACGATATCCGCGTCAGTCACTGGGACAAAATCTTGATTTTCGATGATGATATTAGATGGACGGCTACCGCCACCACCTGGGCCTCTGAATCGAGAAATGGTCACCTCGATTTGAGAACTAAATGTGACGGGTAAATCACCGCCGTCAAATTCGACCTCACGTTCATCAAACGATACATCTTCGACATTTGTTTGGACGGCATAGCCATCTATAGTTGCTTCGTTACCCCCAGTCGTATCAATGTCGAATGTGATTGAATTATCGCCCCGGTTTCCTACGGGCCGGATATTACCATCAATTCCAAATACAATGTTATCGCTAAAATCGCGCACCAGCGTTATTTCGCCTTTCGGCGTTCCGTCCTCAAATAGCTGGTCGCTGGTCCCACCGTCAAACAGCGTGGCCGTGATGACAACGTCCGAAACGCCCCCATCAGACTCGATGGTGACGGTTCGTTCCTCGCCAGGTGAGAGTGCAAACTCCGAGGGAGTGAAAGAATCGGCATTCAGACCTACTTTCATATTCAAAGGGGTGTTGTTCTCGAACACCGGATCGTTGGCTTCATCATCGGCGTTCTGGATCCCAAGCAGCGCACCGTTTGCATCTTCAGTTGCGTTGACGGCGATCCCACGCCCGGCACTGAGCGAATCAAACGCACCGGTACTGTGTAGTGCACCGGCAGCGATTGATGCAGCCCCCAGACCGATGAATGCCCGACGCTTCATGGTTTATTGAAAGTTCTTTAATAGCATAAGTTCACCGACACTCTTGACACCACGTTGCACATTGGATTTGAATATCATACAATTTGACATGAGTTACGGTGGTTTCTCCATCTTCCCGAGGCGCATCCGCCGACTCTGCAGCACGTGGACGACCGCCGAGCCCGCGAACAGCGCGAACAGGAGCGTCGCCCAGCCGAGTTCGGGGACCGTCTCAGTCGGAATCCACTCGAGCCAGAGCCCACCCAACACGATCCCCGCGAACGCCGACAGGCCCAGATAGTACAGCCCCCAGGGGATCGAGTCCGCGGGGACGACGTCGAGGTAGATGTCGAGTTCGGCTGCCTCGTCGGTGAGCTCGACGGTCCGGTTGTCGAACTCGATCACGTTCGCGCGCTCGAGCGTGGGCAGGTGTTGCTGTTGTAACGCGGTGTAGACGCGTTTGCGTTCGGCGGAGGTCAGCTCCTCGACCTCCTTGTCGAGTTCCCAGGCGGCGACGTGCTCGGCGAGGTCGCCGAGGCTGACGGGCTCGTCCTCGCGCTTGCAGTAGTGGATCGCGTACCGGCGGCGGTGATTGCTCAGCAGGTCGAAAATTTCTCCGCGACCCGGCCGGCTGTCTGCCTGTGTCGCCATGGAACCCCTGTCGTAAACTGACGAGCGCTCGATGGATAAGCGTTCTGTACTGTCATAAGTTCTCATATGTCTTTCAAGATTGGCCTGCGTCGTGACTCAGCATCCAGAGCGCGACCAAGCGGCGCTTGAAATCGGGTGTCGCGTATGGATTTCCGGACTCGAGATCCAACGCCACCTCGCGTGTCGACGAGTCCGGCCACAACGCCTTAGTACGCGAACGGGCCGGCCAGAATTTTTACTATCGATCAGGGTGTATCGAGGTCCGGGGTCAGCGGGAACCGGGATTCGCGCACCGTGGGGATGGGTGGCGACCTGGTCACACCACCGTTCGGCAGCGGGCGACACATCGTCTTTCCTTTCGACGCAGGGGTAGACTCGAAGAGCGTAGCGCCGAGCTCGAGTTCGAGATCGTGAGCTCCTGCCGTGGAACCGACGCCGTGCTCGAGCGAGCGGTTCGTGGGAAGAGTGCTCGAGCAGACGTGCCGTCGCTGTCACCGGTGATAGCGGCAGAAAGTCACTATCAACCACGTGAAGACTTCCCGTGTGAGTCGGTGTCGTCACCCAATCCAAAACGCCCGAGAACGCCGTTTTCGGCACCTCAGGCCGTCCTTGAAGCCGGTGTCGGTGTGGCTGACTCGAGTATTGGCAACCCTGTAGCAAGTCTCGATACTCAATACAAAGTGGGTAGGGTGTCTCTTCTGGAGTAAGGGCCAACCGGTATCCGGCGGCTAACGGGTCCGGCACAGGCCGTACGGAGACCATACCCATGAAAATGAACAGACGGAATGTGTTAGTCGGAATCGGCGCGATCGTCGCGGGTGGCGGAGCCGCGCTCGGGACGGGTGCGTTCAGTCAAGTTGAGGCGACGCGGACAGTGAGTGTCGAGACGGCAGGAGACGCGGATGCCTTCCTCGCGCTCACTGCCGTGGATGGAGCCGAGGACTACGTCAACGAGCCGGAAGATGGTCAGATCGAGATAGACATCGGTGGCGGAGAAGACGGCGTCAACCAGAACGCCGTGACAACGTTCAACGAGTTAGTCGAGATCACAAATAACGGGACGAACCAGGTTACCAGCATCGACCTTGAGCTCGAGGGCGACGGTGCCGAGGTCTTGACCGTGGTCGGAGACGAAGGCTTTGACACTCTCACCATGGGAGCAGGTGACTCGGTCACGTTTGGCCTCGAGATCGACCTTGTGGAACAGGGGAACGACGGGGACCTTCCTGACCCGTTCGATCCGACAATTACGATCACGGCCAACACTGAGTAAACGTACAACAGTGAATTATTAACCATGAAAATGAACAGAAGGAATGTGTTAATCGGTGTCGGAGCCATCGTCGGCGGTGGCGGTGCCGCGCTCGGAACGGGCGCGTTGGACCAGACGAGTGCAGACCGCGGACTCGAGGTCGAGGTCATCGTTGATGACGACATTGCTGTAGAGCTCGTTGACGTCCAGATCGACACCAGCCCCGATACGGTCGAGATTGGGGACGAGGAATCTGGAGACCTAAATGCCGACAGTCTCTTCCCCGGTCAGAGTTCCGACGTCAGCCTCATCCAGAACGACGTGACGGTCTTCTTCGGCCCATTCCTTGGTGGTGCCGATACGACGTACAATGCGTTCTTCAGTCTGATTAACGACGAGAACGAAGCGGAATCAGATGGAGACTTCGAAGTTTCATTTGACTTTGAACCCGATAGCGTCTTTAGTGTTTCTGACAACAACGTCGTCGTTACCGAAACCAGCACGGAGACGGTTGATCTCACCATCACTGCCGACGACGATACTACGGGAACGCTCACGATCGAACTCACGCGGCAGAACTGACGTCAGTTCCAACCACCTGAAACACTCCGTTCCAATCCCGTCCTCGAGAGAGTGATCGTCACGTTCGACTCAGGCACCACGACGAATTGAGTAGCCGAAGATCAGCCGATTGATCCCGATCGAACCACGTCGAGGAAACCCCAAATGCCATCCACCAAAGTCCTACTCACCGCGGCCGCGCTCTGTTTTCTCGTGGCACTCGCAGTGCCGACGGCGGCGA
This portion of the Natronobeatus ordinarius genome encodes:
- a CDS encoding DUF7344 domain-containing protein, which codes for MATQADSRPGRGEIFDLLSNHRRRYAIHYCKREDEPVSLGDLAEHVAAWELDKEVEELTSAERKRVYTALQQQHLPTLERANVIEFDNRTVELTDEAAELDIYLDVVPADSIPWGLYYLGLSAFAGIVLGGLWLEWIPTETVPELGWATLLFALFAGSAVVHVLQSRRMRLGKMEKPP
- a CDS encoding DUF7289 family protein: MSAEWNSNRNSTSDRGLTPQVGFVLLTGLAILGAILLLVTGAAILDALGSNIDREQAHNYMGQTDHVIWTAAASSDGYALPDDDASVTDDGTIEIVWFNATDGDPDYSGSCHVHGTLGAIEYELEDRTIAHQGGGIWERTDDTTTVYSEPNIGYENETLQLHVMALEEEPSAAGDRIAKANHSRATALTDEIYAAATDTDCGNATDVAFRIESSYHEGWERYLRSEFGDDNVDAYDEFVEVRLMGVKDPFETATLIVEADNGISTPSGLDHPHRLDDSPRDGFNINAVINNTGDGPATQDVTVTISDESGPILELPEPYEITVQPGEPKSIGHPELRFTYGQYKDTLQVGNVYEYTIETEDHQSGPGSFYYGKADSHFELSDDDVETSVDGDDVTITATVTNLGIEDGDRNVTLEFDDPPLEGISATQYLTLDYGAEGTVEWTVNASALPEGDHSFTVDTGDAVASGTVEGTGTGGWHGFLIVEDRGVGGEQLVTAEDGPFTLEVDVLSTYPDSESQDVELAISEAGIETDQTVTLGFNESESVAFDLEPEDFEVGSVYEYNVTTAEHGVSGSFYVGSSGSTFEFADGVDVEPSADDDDVSISAAVRNVGVEEGSQNVTLSFDEFDAETTEWLTLDRGADGTVAWTMNQSALPLGENEFTISTENDAVSGSVEGLATGDQEGFFVTEDRGTGTDQLVTLDDGSFELEAEVMNAYLTEESQDVSLAIPDAGIESDRETTLESGERTAVTFDLAPDDFEAGSVYEYELSTDDHAVTGSFYAGKPGTYFDLSNPNATVDGNVTIAADLQNVGVETGDQEVFLALEYLEEMPEEVDEDIYGELGSKVVNRSYGTEAPVEFELNGSALLDGPYETTIYTENEHEGETQLESVSTTFDVTAGVDPGRVGLGEIEDANVTVDVLGSQVSSTQGHVAPMTLDVVTNDETEHSFQNPNGGNNINIGPTWQDKSDDSYTYEFTVDEETELTLRNSRYWICDSQYTHSSELPHYTGESIWFSWCDNVPGTPVFGPIDASQDQNLQNVRVRSAENNTIPALPAGTDHQLSATEVLANHGLIEEGEDELDLGPGEFVFLIENTIDCSDVGCDEDDIDALWNDAIDAYEGNPGETYDPNFNDLIVYVEVERAGVTPNTPSITITPGVGNETQVDPGEGDDVGGIGAVDPGFDGSADPGESPSVGAGEGADPGDGGGAVDLDGSADAGDGPPVGPGDPDSGSGDSGVDLDDIGVDVDADHVVIG